From Salvelinus namaycush isolate Seneca chromosome 2, SaNama_1.0, whole genome shotgun sequence, one genomic window encodes:
- the LOC120018572 gene encoding sodium-independent sulfate anion transporter-like isoform X1, with product MMEPLVDRPGPQIGRSSLGERMASCCSYRTLQAWLPILTWLPKYRLSWLQMDLIAGLTVGLTTVPQALAYAEVAGLPVQYGLYSAFMGGFIYTFLGTSKDVTLGPTAIMSLLCASYVGGDPVRAVLLSLLCGTIQTAMALLRLGFLLDFISFPVIKGFTCAAAVTIGFGQVKNVLGLKDIPHEFFLQVYYTFYRIPEARIGDVVLGLLCLCLLVTLQWMKSTLEPPSEQDAPLTRAAHTLVWGIATVRNALVVVAASFVAFSWNAIGSPIFTITGKASQGLPPFRAPPLSETTPNGTGISFGEIVEDFGGGLAVIPFMGVLESIAIAKAFASQNDYRIDANQELFAIGLTNIMGSFVSAYPVTGSFGRTAVNSQTGVCTPAGGIVTGVVVLLSLAFLMPAFYYIPKASLAAVIICAVAPMVDYRVVIQFWRIRKLDLVPFLTTFLLSFWEVQYGIVGGVVVSGLMLLYNVARPSIKVCDHGVLVMELDSGLSFPSTEYLNTVLYTQALQASPPRSVVLDCHHVNTVDYTVVNELRDLLRQFKLRGVGLVFSGLQYSVLEVLLAADLPDFRHTASVEAALTILSGNTQ from the exons ATGATGGAGCCCCTAGTGGACCGGCCCGGGCCCCAGATTGGCAGGTCCTCTCTGGGGGAGAGAATGGCCTCCTGCTGCTCCTACAGAACCCTCCAGGCCTGGCTCCCCATCCTCACCTGGTTACCCAA GTACAGGCTGAGCTGGCTCCAGATGGACCTGATAGCAGGTCTCACCGTGGGTCTAACCACCGTACCACAGGCCCTGGCTTATGCTGAGGTGGCCGGCCTACCTGTACAG TACGGCTTGTACTCAGCCTTCATGGGTGGGTTCATCTATACGTTTCTGGGAACCTCCAAGGATGTAACCCTGGGTCCTACTGCCATCATGTCCCTGCTGTGTGCCTCCTACGTGGGGGGAGACCCGGTCCGAGCCGTCCTCCTCAGCCTGCTCTGTGGAACCATACAGACCGCCATGGCTCTACTACGTCTGG GGTTTCTTCTGGACTTCATCTCCTTTCCGGTGATCAAAGGCTTCACCTGTGCTGCTGCGGTAACCATAGGCTTCGGTCAAGTcaag AATGTGCTGGGACTGAAGGACATACCTCATGAGTTCTTCCTGCAGGTCTACTACACCTTCTACAGGATACCTGAGGCCAG gataggAGATGTGGTTCTAGGTCTGCTTTGTCTGTGTCTGCTGGTGACGTTGCAGTGGATGAAGAGTACCCTGGAACCCCCGTCAGAACAGGACGCCCCCCTCACCAGGGCCGCTCACACTCTGGTCTGGGGCATCGCTACCG TGCGTAATGCGTTGGTCGTAGTGGCGGCGTCCTTTGTGGCGTTCTCGTGGAACGCGATAGGCTCACCGATCTTCACCATTACCGGGAAAGCGTCCCAGGGCCTGCCGCCGTTCAGAGCCCCTCCCCTCTCCGAGACAACGCCCAACGGTACCGGCATCAGCTTCGGAGAGATCGTAGAG GATTTTGGAGGAGGGCTGGCTGTCATCCCCTTCATGGGAGTACTGGAGAGCATTGCCATTGCTAAAGCCTTCG CCAGTCAGAATGACTATAGGATCGATGCCAACCAGGAACTGTTTGCTATTGGTCTAACCAACATTATGGGATCCTTCGTCTCAGCCTATCCGGTCACAGGAAGCTTCGGAAG GACTGCGGTGAACTCCCAGACAGGGGTGTGTACACCAGCCGGAGGCATAGTCACTG GTGTGGTAGTGCTGTTGTCCCTGGCCTTCCTGATGCCAGCATTCTACTACATCCCTAAAGCCTCTCTGGCAGCAGTCATCATCTGTGCTGTGGCTCCCATGGTCGACTACCGTGTCGTCATACAGTTCTGGAGGATACGCA agcTTGACCTGGTGCCGTTCCTGACCACCTTCCTGTTGAGTTTCTGGGAGGTGCAGTACGGCATTGTGGGAGGTGTAGTTGTTTCTGGACTCATGCTGCTCTACAATGTAGCCAGGCCCAGCATaaag gtgtgtgaTCATGGTGTTCTGGTGATGGAGTTGGATAGTGGACTCAGTTTCCCCTCCACAGAGTACCTCAACACTGTCCTATACACTCAGGCACTACAGG CCTCTCCTCCTAGGTCAGTGGTCCTGGACTGTCATCATGTcaatactgtagactatacagtTGTCAACGAGCTCAGGGACCTGCTACGACAGTTCAAACTACGAGGGGTCGGACTCGTCTTCTCTGGCCTGCag tattcgGTCTTGGAGGTCCTGTTGGCAGCAGACCTGCCGGATTTTAGACACACCGCCAGTGTGGAGGCGGCACTAACCATCCTATCGGGTAACACTCAGTGA
- the LOC120018572 gene encoding sodium-independent sulfate anion transporter-like isoform X2 — MMEPLVDRPGPQIGRSSLGERMASCCSYRTLQAWLPILTWLPKYRLSWLQMDLIAGLTVGLTTVPQALAYAEVAGLPVQYGLYSAFMGGFIYTFLGTSKDVTLGPTAIMSLLCASYVGGDPVRAVLLSLLCGTIQTAMALLRLGFLLDFISFPVIKGFTCAAAVTIGFGQVKNVLGLKDIPHEFFLQVYYTFYRIPEARIGDVVLGLLCLCLLVTLQWMKSTLEPPSEQDAPLTRAAHTLVWGIATVAASFVAFSWNAIGSPIFTITGKASQGLPPFRAPPLSETTPNGTGISFGEIVEDFGGGLAVIPFMGVLESIAIAKAFASQNDYRIDANQELFAIGLTNIMGSFVSAYPVTGSFGRTAVNSQTGVCTPAGGIVTGVVVLLSLAFLMPAFYYIPKASLAAVIICAVAPMVDYRVVIQFWRIRKLDLVPFLTTFLLSFWEVQYGIVGGVVVSGLMLLYNVARPSIKVCDHGVLVMELDSGLSFPSTEYLNTVLYTQALQASPPRSVVLDCHHVNTVDYTVVNELRDLLRQFKLRGVGLVFSGLQYSVLEVLLAADLPDFRHTASVEAALTILSGNTQ, encoded by the exons ATGATGGAGCCCCTAGTGGACCGGCCCGGGCCCCAGATTGGCAGGTCCTCTCTGGGGGAGAGAATGGCCTCCTGCTGCTCCTACAGAACCCTCCAGGCCTGGCTCCCCATCCTCACCTGGTTACCCAA GTACAGGCTGAGCTGGCTCCAGATGGACCTGATAGCAGGTCTCACCGTGGGTCTAACCACCGTACCACAGGCCCTGGCTTATGCTGAGGTGGCCGGCCTACCTGTACAG TACGGCTTGTACTCAGCCTTCATGGGTGGGTTCATCTATACGTTTCTGGGAACCTCCAAGGATGTAACCCTGGGTCCTACTGCCATCATGTCCCTGCTGTGTGCCTCCTACGTGGGGGGAGACCCGGTCCGAGCCGTCCTCCTCAGCCTGCTCTGTGGAACCATACAGACCGCCATGGCTCTACTACGTCTGG GGTTTCTTCTGGACTTCATCTCCTTTCCGGTGATCAAAGGCTTCACCTGTGCTGCTGCGGTAACCATAGGCTTCGGTCAAGTcaag AATGTGCTGGGACTGAAGGACATACCTCATGAGTTCTTCCTGCAGGTCTACTACACCTTCTACAGGATACCTGAGGCCAG gataggAGATGTGGTTCTAGGTCTGCTTTGTCTGTGTCTGCTGGTGACGTTGCAGTGGATGAAGAGTACCCTGGAACCCCCGTCAGAACAGGACGCCCCCCTCACCAGGGCCGCTCACACTCTGGTCTGGGGCATCGCTACCG TGGCGGCGTCCTTTGTGGCGTTCTCGTGGAACGCGATAGGCTCACCGATCTTCACCATTACCGGGAAAGCGTCCCAGGGCCTGCCGCCGTTCAGAGCCCCTCCCCTCTCCGAGACAACGCCCAACGGTACCGGCATCAGCTTCGGAGAGATCGTAGAG GATTTTGGAGGAGGGCTGGCTGTCATCCCCTTCATGGGAGTACTGGAGAGCATTGCCATTGCTAAAGCCTTCG CCAGTCAGAATGACTATAGGATCGATGCCAACCAGGAACTGTTTGCTATTGGTCTAACCAACATTATGGGATCCTTCGTCTCAGCCTATCCGGTCACAGGAAGCTTCGGAAG GACTGCGGTGAACTCCCAGACAGGGGTGTGTACACCAGCCGGAGGCATAGTCACTG GTGTGGTAGTGCTGTTGTCCCTGGCCTTCCTGATGCCAGCATTCTACTACATCCCTAAAGCCTCTCTGGCAGCAGTCATCATCTGTGCTGTGGCTCCCATGGTCGACTACCGTGTCGTCATACAGTTCTGGAGGATACGCA agcTTGACCTGGTGCCGTTCCTGACCACCTTCCTGTTGAGTTTCTGGGAGGTGCAGTACGGCATTGTGGGAGGTGTAGTTGTTTCTGGACTCATGCTGCTCTACAATGTAGCCAGGCCCAGCATaaag gtgtgtgaTCATGGTGTTCTGGTGATGGAGTTGGATAGTGGACTCAGTTTCCCCTCCACAGAGTACCTCAACACTGTCCTATACACTCAGGCACTACAGG CCTCTCCTCCTAGGTCAGTGGTCCTGGACTGTCATCATGTcaatactgtagactatacagtTGTCAACGAGCTCAGGGACCTGCTACGACAGTTCAAACTACGAGGGGTCGGACTCGTCTTCTCTGGCCTGCag tattcgGTCTTGGAGGTCCTGTTGGCAGCAGACCTGCCGGATTTTAGACACACCGCCAGTGTGGAGGCGGCACTAACCATCCTATCGGGTAACACTCAGTGA